The Poecile atricapillus isolate bPoeAtr1 chromosome 6, bPoeAtr1.hap1, whole genome shotgun sequence genome contains the following window.
TAggaccctgctctgctgcactgAAGGCATTGCATTCAAGAGCAAGAAACTCCCTCACCAAAGCTGGAGTTGGCTTTGCCAGCTAAGTGCAGTTTCCCAATAGTCCAGGACACCCTTCTCCACTTCTAAGGTTcctactactactattactactactactactactactaagCAAGCCCTGCCAGACTGCCCAGCATCACAGTCCTTCAGCTTGGCTCAGTGGGCAGGGTTGTGGTTTTCCTGAGCTTTTGGCTAATATCAAAGGATGGGGCAAATGTCATACTGGGGACcttcctgtttctttctttccagctcTACCAGATGTTCTCAAATATCCTGGATTACCTGCCTGGTCCACACAACAATATATTTGCAGAATTTGATTCTCTAAAAGCCTTTGTAGCAGAGGAGGTGAAGTTGCACCAAGCCTGCCTAGATCCCAACTCCCCGCAGGATTTCATCGACTGTTTCCTCTGCAAAATGCAGGAGGTAAGGAGATAGATGGGCCCAGCTTCTCCCCAAACACACCTATGTTGAGTCCTTCCCTCTCATGAGTAACACAGACATTGGGATGACCCCTTCCCAGTCAGCTGTGCAATGGGAAATCAGCAACAACACCCCCAGATATTGCCTGTATTATTGCTTATAGCTCTGGGTCTGCATGCTCACCAGCCACCACtagctgcagctgttctgagaGGGAGAGCTTCCTCTGCTTTCACCAAAGTACAGGGACTTTTTCAGTCTGCTCTTGCAGTTCTTTCACTGGAAAGCATTTGGCACAGCAAACAAGCAGTGGAGTGCCATTCAGTGTACAGCCTAAAAGAAGGTTGGTATTGAGTTTACTGCTCAAGGTAGCATTGCAACATCCCAGATGGCTGCTGCACCTTAGCAGAGAAATGCAACAGCTCTAGGAGaaaaggcagggctgggaaaacATGAGAAAAGGCCCCTTTTCTCATCTcaatcagagaaaaaaacaaagccttTTCCTTAGGAGAAAGATCGTCCCAATTCCAGTTTCCACATGAAGAACCTGATAACAAGCACCTTCGACTTGTTCCTTGCTGGAACTGAGACAACAAGCACCACTGTACGATATGGGCTTCTGCTTCTACTCAAACATCCAAAGATACAAGGTACCAGTTTGTGTCCTTCTCCTTACTGGCTATTTCCCTGGGTTTGGCACATGACTAACACCACATCCTTCTCCCAGATCTTCTCctagtctctctctctctgggacCTGACTGTGTCCACAACTTTTTTTAGCCAAATCAATAGGAGAACTTTCTTTGCATGGGCAGCAGTGGAGCTGTGTTCCAGTCAACATCAGAAACAACTTAATGCTTCTGCCATCTGTGATTTGCAAACAGCTTAGGGCAATCTATTTAAATAGGTTTGATATTATTTACCCATTTGATGGTTTGTGCTTCTCATGACAGAGAAAGTTCAAGAAGAGATTGACCAGGTAGTAGGACGATCAAGAAAACCTTGTGTGGCAGACCGGACCCAGATGCCCTATACAGATGCTGTGGTCCATGAAATCCAGCGCTTCATTTCTCTTATCCCCCTGGCTCTCCCTCACACTGTGACCAAAGACACCAGCTTCAGAGACTACGTCATTCCTAAGGTTAGCTCCCTCAAGTTCAGCAGCTCTTGGGCTGTCAGTTACAAGCCACAAGTCAGAATTGTTGTGGCCTGACCTTGTTTTCACGCAGCCCTTTGTGAGGGTTTTATCCTCAGGCAGCTGTAGCTCACTTGCACTCCCTTGTTGATGTTCCATAGGCCAAGACCAGAAGAGGAGCTCTGACCAACACTTTTGTTCCCTTGCTCTGCAGCTTTACCTATTTGCAGAAGCACAGTGGGTTCACAAACACCCAGAGCAGTCATTCTTCATACAAAAGGCAGCAAAGTTGAGCAGCTGCTCACCACCATCCAGGATAGCTTATGCACATGCTTGGGAGCAAAGTCAGTTGCTGCTTACTGAGCACAGAAAGCCTCTGAGCCACAAAATGCTGTAGAGTATGTTTGCATTGAATGGAGCAAGCCAAACCTGTTTGCTCTGTTCTAGCACGCTTCCTGAGGCAGTCTCTGCTGGCCACTGCCAGAGGTGGGCTGGTGGGCTAGAGCAGCCCATGGCTTGGCCTggcctgctgcagcagagctcatTGCTCTTCTGAGTGACTGTGGGCAGTTGGGAAACAGCAGTACATGGGCTGCTGGTGGTGTGATTTCCAGCTGTCTGTGTAAAATCATAAGGCAGCACCCAGAGAACTGCTCAGTTACCAGCAGAGAACTCTTGTGTTATTGCTGCTGAATACTCCTGCCCCTGTTAATGGCTGGCCAGGAAGTGGGAAGGTCGAGGATTGTGGCAGGAGAAATTTGTGACAAGAGGCGAATTCCACAGAAGCTTCTTTTCCACAACCTTATGTGCTTTTGATATTTTGgacttgcagaaaaaaatacgGATATGGTGCATCTACAAGGTCATTATTGTGAAACaccaagaaaaaagaattaGGTGGGGTGTTCCCAGATGACCAGAGGAAGGGGAGGATGAATGTTCTGGAGACGAGAGGGAGAATTCAGGAAGAGCAACAAGTGCTGTGACATTCAATAGGGTCTCCCTAAAGCTGCCTCCTCTCAAGGAGGGTCCCAAAAGGAAACCAAAGGCACTGGTAGGGTTATACAGGGCAGCACAGTCTCAGCTTGGCAGGCAGGCAGATTGAGTGATCTAATTTGCCTGCCTTTCATGTTCTGTTCTTCTTGTGTTACTTCAGGGCACCACGATTTACCCTGTCCTCACTTCTGTGCACCACGACAGTAAAGAGTTTCCAAACCCACATGAGTTCAATCCTGGACATTTCTTGAACGAGAATGGCAGCTTTAGGAAGAGCGACTTCTTCATGCCCTTCTCAGCAGGTAAAGCACGGGTTTGCTCTTTTCCTGTCAGCCTCCTCCTCTGGTGActgccctgcccttccctgcaaCACACAACTGCCTCTTCCCAACACAGTCCCACTGGCGCTTCCTTGGGGCTCACTGCTCTCTGGATAactcctccctgctgctcccatctccaGGGGCATTTCCCATCTTCTACAGGCCTGTCAGCTTCTCAAATCTCCTACTAGGACCTGTCAATGTAATGATGTCACTGTCACCTGTCACTGTCTACAATACCTGTCACCTTCCTACACAACCACCCAAGTTGTCCTGAACAAATCTTTTTGAGGTAGCTCCACTTTTCCACAGAACCTTTTAAGTACCTCTTAGGCCACACACAACCATTCACCTACCAATAGGCCCAACCTTCCACTTTCTCATCTGTGCATTATGCCACCCTGCTCTCTCTCATCTTGAGTCCCGTGATGCTCCCTCCATGGTTAAGTcatctcctgctcctgttcttcCTTCACACACCCATCCAAACTGTCAAGGGTCTTTTGCCAACAAATTCTTCTCTTGAAAATGTCCTCGGTAACCCCGACACTCATCTCACTGCTCTGGCTGTGAGTAGTAAACAGGGCTGTGCAACACAGCTGCTTAGTCCAAACTCTGGTCTACTCAGAAACACCCACTGAGTTCTATTTTCTGCTTTCACTTTCAGGAAAACGAATATGCCCTGGAGAGGGCCTGGCACGAATGGAGATATTCTTGCTGATAGCCACCATCTTGCAGAACTTTACTTTGAAGTCTGTTGTCAACCCCCAGGAGCTCAACATAACCCCGACTCTGAGTGGGACAAGCAATGTACCTCCTGTCTACCAGCTCTGCGCTGTCCCCCGCTGAAAAGCACTGAGCCACTCTCCAGTGTCCTGAAACTGGCTATTCCTTTGAACTTCTTTATGAAAATCAACAGCAGGAGCACTGGCCCACCTTTCCTAGGCCTTCAAGAAGGCAGTCCACACACAGGTTTGGATTACATGCACAGAGACTCCTGAAACCTCCTAGAACTCCACCACACCGCAGGAGGCCCTGGGTGATATTGCAGCCTCTTGCACTGGTGCTCAAGATCATTGAGCACAGTGGCTGCATCAAACAGCTGGTTTTCTCAGCAACAGAGCTCCTGTGGCTGCTCCCACCGCGTGTGGAGACCATGCTTTGCAGATGGACAGTGCTGCATGTCTGTACATTCATGATCCAATAAACAAAAATCTATTTAGGAAGATTTGAGCTGTTATTTAATTTGGCTTGGGGCAGTGCCCCCatctgctgctgcactgcagagTAGGTCTGCAGCGCCTGTGGCCAGCACCCTGTGTGGGAAGGGCTGTCCCTCCTGGGCAAGGATCCTGCCTTTGTCATCCACtgtgctcactgctgctgcctaCAAGGAGCTCCAGAGCAGTCACAGCACACCACCAGTCCAGAAGGCTCACGGTGCTGGAGGGGAAGGGTGCCCTGCAGCCTGTCTGCAAATGAAAAGAATGCATTCATGCCTTTTTGCAGGCTAGTGCAAGGAGATCACTTAGCTGAGCACTGGATACTGCAACCAACTCTCTGGCACCGCTTTTCTACCATTAGTATCCCTTCAGGCATTTAGATGctctttattaaaatttattaactTAGGAAAAGGGTAGTGTCTTTTATTTCTGGCCCCAGCTACAATTTGGTGCTCTTCTCTCAGTAAGAGGCCAGATGGTTTTTGTAAAAATATTCCACCACAGATGACTTTCTTCTGGGCTTCTTTGCTCCTGTGGCCTTTGGTTGTGCTTGGCTGTTCAGTTTGTGCTTGTCTTCATCTTCACTTACATAGATACTTGTTGTCCCCTGCGTCATGGTCATATAGAAGTCCTAGTGGCAAAATATAAGTTCTGACATTGGTTGTCACAAGGCACTCAGAGACCATGTGAGTACTGCCAAGAAAACAGTGTGCAAGAATTCCCACCTCCCTTTGGAAATGTTTAGCATTATTCTGATGGAAATAGTGTATTTGCTCGCATCTCAGGTCCGtccctccattttttcccatgaaGACTGCAGCTGTAATGTTTGTGTACTCTAAAACAATGGCAAACCATTGCTGACTGCTCATCTGGGTTTGCATCAAATGCGCAGACGTGCAAGCACAACCAGCAGACATGTAGGAGACCCAGGCACAATGGGGAGGAGATTACCTTGAGGATTCCATTAGTCTAAGGCTGCCCCCTTCGAGACAGTCCTGCAACTCAGCAGCACGTATGCTTTGTTGAGAACAAGTTAAAAAAAGGTTTACAAATGGAGGTCTTGGAGGGGATGATTCGTATTCACGTCCTTCCTGCCCACCGGGATGCTGATTCATCTGAGGCAATGAACAAAACCGTGACAAACAACAACTATCAATAATTCACAAACAACTGCATGAgaagcacagggcagtgagaaaATGTTCTCCTACTAAACAGGGGATAAAGAACCACACAGGGGATAATATCTGGGATAATATTCAGCACATCCTAAGCAAATCCAACTCCCACTCACCACTTCATGCTTCTCCATGACAAATTCCTGTATGCAGTAATAGCAGACTGCCCAATGTCAGGGTTACTGCTCCTTTTAGGATAAGCTTCTCTTCCTGCTAATACATGCGGGACCTGCAAAGCGAAGAGATGATGGAATTTCTCTTGGGCTGACTCAGACAAGCTGGCTGGCTCCCAGCACATCCAGGCTCTGGCATACACATGGGAAGCTGGGTTTCAGGGCACTGGAGCCTCCATCTCTTTTTTACCAGCTCTAGGGCAAATAAGGCAGCTTCTGGCTCTAAGAGCACGTTTAAAATGAGGCACAGAGAGGAATCCTGCTTTCACTTTCTAAGGCCACCACCTCATCTGCCAGAACATTTGCTGGAAATGCCAGGACAAAGTGGAAGATTTCTACTGGCTTGATGCTGAGACCAATGAGCTTGTCTGGTCTGAGGCATCATTCTTTGTCTGAAGTAAGTTGTGCCACTGGGTACTCTGGTGCAGGAGGCTACATGGGGATGCTTTTTCCTTACTTCATCTCCATTGCTGCTTTGCCTTTGGGAACAGCTGGGAGGAAATCCAGATACCGTGAAGGTTTGGGTAGCTGTGACACACACCACAGCAACTGTCCTGGGTGGTGGGACATAAATGAACTAGGTGTGTCTTGAGGAAAGAACACAGACATAGTCCTTAGCAAGCGGGGTAGACATCAAGCAgtggagagaaagaggaagaaaagcattttagGTGCTACCTTAG
Protein-coding sequences here:
- the LOC131580484 gene encoding cytochrome P450 2C19-like, producing the protein MELLGGVTVVLLVCIACLLSFAAWKGRPGKGKMPPGPAPLPIIGNLLQVKPSNLAKTLQKLSEEYGPVFTVHLGSDPVVVLHGHDVVKEALLDRADEFAARGHMAIGDRANNGLGIIFSNNEPWLQVRRFSLATLRNFGMGKRSIEERIQEESDYLLEEINKTKGTPFDPTYMLSCVVSNVICSIVFGKRYDYKDKKFLALMSNMNNIFDMMNSRWGQLYQMFSNILDYLPGPHNNIFAEFDSLKAFVAEEVKLHQACLDPNSPQDFIDCFLCKMQEEKDRPNSSFHMKNLITSTFDLFLAGTETTSTTVRYGLLLLLKHPKIQEKVQEEIDQVVGRSRKPCVADRTQMPYTDAVVHEIQRFISLIPLALPHTVTKDTSFRDYVIPKGTTIYPVLTSVHHDSKEFPNPHEFNPGHFLNENGSFRKSDFFMPFSAGKRICPGEGLARMEIFLLIATILQNFTLKSVVNPQELNITPTLSGTSNVPPVYQLCAVPR